atacagacaaagtgacatggtatttttttttctgcgtatgcgactatattagcttcgcccttcgggctcgcaattattttttcagcttaaattattttccacAGTATTGTAAACCGGCAATGCTGTACCCAAGGCGCTTACTTTAAGAACTGTGGTTTTCAGAGTTCAGCTTGTAAAGCTCGtcatttcagagttttccgcgtcttcctaccttaattgaaaattaccaGAGTGATCGCTCTGCGATCATGATAGGTAATTGTAATTGTAGTAGGAAGGAATGAGAGAGACCCTAAGGGTGTAgacctattttattttagcatTTTCAAAGATTTGAAGGTTATGTAGCCTTCGTCGGCCGCTGCACGCCCCCTTTTCCTCAGACTTATACTGAGGCGGCCGCGTGCCGAAAACAATAACGTTGAAACAAGAAGTACTTGACAGACAGAATATAAGGGCAacattggaaaaaagaaacaatttctttGGAGGCATAAAAAACTGACTGCTTGTCAGAAAAAGCCGAATAGAGATAACATAAAGAGATAATGGCTTCTTGAGGGGAACAATATGTTGAgtccagagagaaagagacggaCAATTTTTTGGCAGGCCGTTTGCTCACGTTGGTTGGCCTGTGCTGCCTCCTGCCCGGCCTCTTTTGGAATGCCTCTCCGGTTGAATCCTGGGAAATGGCCCGTACAAAATGCAACATTTAAGATGTGGGAATAGAAGAATGAGCGGGAGGATTGAGGGTTGGGAATAAAGACCCTTAGGGTCTCGCAACTACACGACAGATGGGCAAAAGTTTGCGTCAATAACTGAAATGGGGTTTCAATAGCTATGTTTATTCAACTATTATTTGTTGGATTTCTTTCACCTAACACAGCGCACATGAATGCATGATAAGAGAACATGTGGCTCCACGTATAATCTGTGTGTATTGTGGCTAAGAAATGACTTGCAGACTCGTGTTGATTTACCGCCACACATTTTATAGCAGCTGTGTGGGCattataaattattataatgccaatatatattttatagcaACTGCTATTAACCAAACCACAAGCCAAACTAAACTGAAAACGAAATATACTTTGGGGGTAGGGTGAGCAAGAGAAACGTAAACAATTTTGCGCTGGACATTCCCAGCAAGTTGGCATCTTGAAAAGTCTTTCAAGAGAAACGGCATCACGCCCCAGAATGTCATCTATTATTCGAAGATCTAAAAGACGAGAAACAGCACATCCACCACCACGATAACGTCTTTGATGAAACGGGCATTAATAATGATTCAACGAAATGCGATTCGCTCGCTGATAACGAGCGTTTGACAGACaatcgataaaaaaagaaacgctaTATCTACGAAAATAGCGACCAAACACGGAGTATTTATTCAACTCTAGTTCTTGCTACAAGCGGGGGCCAATCACTTTTGTTTTGGTCGTCGCAAGATGAGGTCGACTATATCGCATCTGGCTTTATTATTCTGAttgcaattttattaatggACCAATGCCCGTGTGAACGGATCCACGGCCATCTTCGAATCACTTCGTATTACGTAAGTGGCAAGACTACGTTTGGTTCATTAAGGTTAACAACCAGTAACGATGTGTGCTCTCAGAATCCACTTGCTAATTTGCCCAATGTGCCCATCAATAAAATTGGCATGTTGGAGTCGAAATTGATTTACGTCCTCGCGAAATTCCTTAACTTCACGTAAGGAGAAAACATGAATTTTATTACTCATACGTTTCATAGATGATTCGGTTTTGTTTGcgttgatttttattcatCCTGCAGATACGAAATTTCCGTTCCCACGGACGTTCATCAGTTGGGCTCACATGACGAAACGAAAGGCAACGGTTCGTGGACTG
The sequence above is drawn from the Daphnia pulicaria isolate SC F1-1A chromosome 1, SC_F0-13Bv2, whole genome shotgun sequence genome and encodes:
- the LOC124312948 gene encoding uncharacterized protein LOC124312948, producing the protein MDQCPCERIHGHLRITSYYNPLANLPNVPINKIGMLESKLIYVLAKFLNFTYEISVPTDVHQLGSHDETKGNGSWTGLLGQFLRDILRKVGRLYPPHKTIIHAEV